Proteins from a genomic interval of Phycisphaerae bacterium:
- a CDS encoding radical SAM protein: MDRTPESFAADSHQYLRQMRDRLDPDRGEQGSGDLHLDYHHPLEDYLGRSWVRPVLRWLVRPRPGRTVTRLEEIFHSYREPASPLAWRAKYFLLHRFIDRMRGQTPVEEFQRRVARHGPVLRGLVLAARSVLAHGLQVPQRFSYPLFAVWNFTNRCNLKCRHCYQSAGKPLADELTLDEKLAVIDQLGENYLPMIAFAGGEPTISPDLVPVLERCREWGMHTSIATNGALFTPELAGRLAETGLKYVEVSLDSVDPDRHDRFRGIPGAWAKTVNGMKAIVGTPGLRLGVAMCVHRDNYHEVRDMIEFAIDLGASCFAYFNFIPVGRGRGMVDQDITPVQRERVLELLNEYIQGGRIGVLSTCPQFGRVCLAHSPVYSGRVAASHAGSGSGLKARVVAKYLGGCGAGRTYVCIEPDGNVTPCVYMPDRVMGNLRRQTIKEIIADNALWELLNDREHRSGHCGQCAFKHYCGGCRARADGYFGDPGGPDPGCIFNQVEWERLTARAQGPELSDRRATEGATVGRAAR, encoded by the coding sequence ATGGATAGAACACCTGAATCTTTCGCCGCCGATTCGCACCAGTACCTTCGGCAGATGCGGGATCGTCTGGACCCGGACCGTGGCGAGCAGGGGTCCGGCGATCTTCACCTCGATTACCATCACCCGCTTGAGGACTACCTTGGGCGGTCGTGGGTGCGGCCGGTGCTGAGATGGCTGGTTCGCCCGCGTCCCGGGCGGACGGTCACTCGGCTTGAGGAGATTTTTCACAGCTATCGGGAGCCGGCCAGCCCGTTGGCGTGGCGGGCCAAGTACTTCTTGCTGCATCGGTTCATCGACCGGATGCGCGGCCAGACTCCGGTTGAGGAGTTTCAGCGGCGGGTGGCCCGTCACGGGCCGGTGCTGCGCGGGTTGGTGCTGGCGGCGCGAAGCGTTCTGGCGCACGGTTTGCAGGTTCCGCAGCGGTTCAGCTATCCGCTTTTTGCGGTCTGGAATTTCACGAACCGCTGCAATCTCAAGTGCCGCCACTGCTACCAGTCGGCGGGCAAGCCGCTGGCTGACGAATTGACGCTCGATGAGAAGCTGGCGGTGATCGATCAGCTTGGCGAGAACTACCTGCCGATGATCGCGTTCGCGGGGGGCGAGCCGACGATCAGCCCGGACCTGGTTCCGGTTCTGGAGCGCTGCCGCGAGTGGGGCATGCACACGTCGATCGCGACCAACGGGGCGCTGTTCACGCCGGAGCTTGCGGGCCGGCTGGCGGAGACGGGCCTGAAGTACGTGGAGGTCAGTCTGGATTCGGTCGATCCGGATCGGCATGACCGGTTTCGCGGGATTCCGGGCGCGTGGGCCAAGACGGTGAATGGGATGAAGGCCATTGTCGGCACGCCGGGTCTGCGTCTTGGCGTGGCGATGTGCGTGCATCGCGACAACTACCACGAGGTCCGCGACATGATCGAGTTCGCGATCGACCTGGGGGCTTCGTGCTTTGCGTACTTCAACTTCATTCCGGTCGGCCGCGGGCGCGGGATGGTGGATCAGGACATCACGCCGGTGCAGCGGGAGCGGGTTCTGGAACTGCTCAACGAGTACATTCAGGGCGGCCGCATCGGCGTCTTGAGCACGTGCCCGCAGTTCGGACGGGTGTGTCTGGCCCATTCGCCGGTTTATTCGGGCCGGGTCGCCGCTTCGCACGCCGGGTCGGGGAGCGGCTTGAAGGCCCGCGTGGTGGCCAAGTATCTGGGCGGATGCGGGGCCGGGCGCACGTACGTCTGTATCGAGCCGGACGGCAACGTCACGCCCTGTGTGTATATGCCCGACCGCGTCATGGGCAACCTCCGCAGGCAGACGATCAAGGAGATTATCGCGGACAACGCGCTGTGGGAGCTTCTGAACGACCGCGAGCATCGCAGCGGGCACTGCGGACAATGCGCGTTCAAGCACTACTGCGGCGGATGCCGAGCCCGGGCGGACGGTTATTTCGGCGATCCCGGCGGGCCGGATCCCGGGTGCATTTTCAACCAAGTGGAATGGGAGCGGCTGACCGCCCGAGCCCAGGGCCCCGAGCTTTCGGATCGTCGGGCGACAGAAGGGGCGACCGTCGGCCGAGCGGCGAGGTAG
- a CDS encoding ABC transporter ATP-binding protein has translation MYEYAIQTAGLTKYYGRRRGILDVSIQVPTGSIYGFLGPNGAGKTTMIRLLLGFLRPSSGVAYIGGFDVRRQSLDVRENVGYLPGEIRFFNHLTGYRTVAYLSRLRGTDCRQRAAFLARKLDLDLNLKVRYCSRGMRQKLGLIQAMMHDPAVLILDEPTNSLDPLMQQQVYDLLRDYAATGGTVFFSSHIISEVERICDRAAIIRDGQLVADDAIAELRKRSIQHVRLVLKDNSQLPSPLPDGMRLVGQKGQDVYLIVEGSAEILQRLLRSIEVDYISIEPPSLEEVFLRFYRKVETEDERQTA, from the coding sequence ATGTACGAATACGCAATACAAACGGCGGGTCTGACCAAGTACTACGGCCGGCGGCGCGGGATCCTCGACGTGTCGATCCAGGTGCCGACCGGCTCGATCTACGGGTTTCTCGGCCCCAACGGGGCCGGCAAGACCACCATGATCCGCCTTCTGCTGGGCTTCCTGCGGCCCAGTTCCGGCGTGGCCTACATCGGCGGGTTCGACGTGCGCCGCCAGAGCCTCGACGTCCGCGAAAACGTCGGCTACCTGCCCGGCGAAATCCGATTCTTCAACCACCTGACCGGCTACAGGACGGTGGCCTACCTCTCGCGGCTGCGGGGCACAGACTGCCGTCAGCGGGCCGCCTTCCTCGCCCGCAAGCTCGACCTCGACCTGAACCTCAAGGTCCGATACTGCAGCCGCGGCATGCGGCAGAAACTCGGACTGATCCAGGCCATGATGCACGACCCGGCCGTGCTGATCCTCGACGAACCGACCAACAGCCTCGATCCGCTCATGCAGCAGCAGGTCTACGACCTCCTCCGAGACTACGCCGCCACCGGCGGAACCGTCTTCTTCTCCAGCCATATTATCAGCGAGGTCGAACGAATCTGCGATCGGGCCGCGATCATCCGCGATGGCCAACTCGTCGCCGACGACGCCATCGCCGAGCTTCGCAAGCGGAGCATCCAGCACGTGCGTCTGGTCCTCAAGGACAATTCGCAACTGCCCTCGCCGCTGCCGGACGGCATGCGGCTGGTCGGGCAGAAGGGTCAGGACGTCTATCTGATCGTCGAGGGCTCAGCCGAGATTCTCCAGCGGCTGCTGCGATCGATCGAGGTCGACTACATCAGCATCGAGCCGCCAAGTTTGGAGGAAGTGTTCCTGCGATTTTACCGGAAGGTCGAGACCGAGGATGAACGGCAAACCGCTTAG
- a CDS encoding ABC transporter permease subunit, translating into MARVSPISWPLLVRTLKDYQGILLLGLGLSVGWHWLYVSLIPKYKLRYRLHIIDNLPQFFKAMIGDDILQITTTTGLGSFAYLHPISLALLLALAVWIASGAIAGQIDRGTVDLVLATPLSRRRFMITTILAGAISGAVMTAGMLLGTWMGLRQVTLEQPYMFDRIVLVAANLYAVYLVAFSYAVFFSALSTLRSTAVGWAFGLSLALYLLHFLSEWWDVVHRISFMGPLYYFRPIKIAAGNYDPTNDIALMCGIAVVLFAIATVCFSRRNINVL; encoded by the coding sequence ATGGCCCGAGTCTCTCCGATCAGTTGGCCGCTGTTGGTGCGGACCCTGAAGGACTACCAGGGCATCCTCCTGCTGGGACTGGGCCTCTCGGTGGGTTGGCACTGGCTGTACGTCTCGCTGATCCCCAAGTACAAACTCCGCTACCGCCTCCACATCATCGACAACCTCCCGCAGTTCTTCAAAGCCATGATCGGCGACGATATCCTGCAGATCACCACGACCACCGGACTCGGCTCGTTCGCCTACCTGCATCCGATCAGCCTGGCCCTCCTGCTGGCCCTCGCCGTCTGGATCGCCTCGGGCGCCATCGCCGGCCAGATCGACCGCGGAACCGTCGACCTCGTGCTCGCCACCCCGCTGAGCCGACGGCGTTTCATGATCACCACCATTCTGGCCGGAGCGATCAGCGGCGCGGTGATGACCGCCGGCATGCTGCTCGGCACCTGGATGGGACTCCGGCAGGTCACGCTGGAACAGCCGTACATGTTCGACCGAATCGTCCTCGTGGCGGCCAACCTTTACGCCGTATACCTCGTCGCCTTCAGCTACGCCGTCTTCTTCAGCGCGCTCAGCACGCTGCGAAGCACCGCCGTCGGATGGGCGTTCGGCCTCAGCCTCGCCCTTTACCTGCTGCACTTCCTCTCCGAGTGGTGGGACGTCGTCCACCGCATATCGTTCATGGGACCCCTGTACTACTTCCGCCCGATCAAGATCGCCGCCGGCAACTACGACCCGACCAACGACATCGCCCTGATGTGCGGCATCGCCGTGGTCCTGTTCGCGATCGCCACCGTCTGTTTCTCCCGCCGCAATATCAACGTGCTGTAA